A single genomic interval of Nodosilinea sp. PGN35 harbors:
- the psaM gene encoding photosystem I reaction center subunit XII encodes MPLSDTQIFIALALALLPGILAFRLSTELYK; translated from the coding sequence ATGCCCCTTTCAGACACCCAGATTTTCATCGCTCTGGCCTTAGCTCTACTGCCTGGTATTCTGGCATTTCGCCTGTCCACTGAGCTTTATAAGTAG
- the phoU gene encoding phosphate signaling complex protein PhoU: MLDTDTTQPVRGDFDRQLLRVQRDLLRMGALVENSCVLAREALCDRNLDAAQRLHRHDKQIDKFYRQIELDCMHLFTLQSSPEAEDLRRVGAFMQLVRDLERIGDYAEDLGEVAIKLFPYPVHPLMGRVQTMLDRCRSMVAMCLLALSDLDAKSGLEIKQKDDAIDTDYDELYALLAHQTNLIGSVEPTVLLVLAIRYMERIADHATNIGKRVAYIVTGERT; encoded by the coding sequence ATGCTAGATACGGATACGACTCAACCCGTGCGCGGTGACTTTGATCGGCAGCTGCTGCGGGTGCAGCGCGATCTGCTGCGCATGGGGGCCCTGGTTGAAAATTCCTGCGTTCTGGCGCGGGAGGCTCTGTGCGATCGCAACCTTGACGCCGCCCAGCGGCTGCATCGCCACGACAAGCAGATCGACAAGTTCTACCGCCAAATCGAACTGGACTGTATGCATCTGTTTACGCTGCAATCGTCGCCGGAAGCCGAAGATCTGCGCCGGGTGGGGGCTTTTATGCAGCTAGTGCGCGACCTGGAGCGCATTGGCGACTACGCCGAAGACCTGGGCGAGGTTGCAATCAAGCTCTTTCCCTACCCGGTACACCCCCTGATGGGACGGGTGCAGACCATGCTCGATCGCTGTCGGTCGATGGTGGCTATGTGCCTGCTGGCTCTCTCCGATCTCGATGCTAAAAGCGGCCTGGAGATCAAGCAAAAAGACGACGCCATCGACACTGACTACGACGAGCTCTATGCTCTGCTGGCCCACCAGACCAACCTGATCGGCTCCGTAGAGCCGACGGTGCTGCTGGTGCTGGCCATTCGCTACATGGAGCGTATTGCCGACCACGCCACCAACATTGGCAAGCGGGTGGCCTACATTGTTACGGGCGAACGCACCTGA
- a CDS encoding ribonuclease R family protein, with protein MELSIAALLASFAKDKTHTLKGLEKKLHCNDDDSQRDLQIAVDALERIGVLVKERGKYRRELAEDVIEGKLRCSSKGFCFAIQDEEGADDIYVRESQLNTAWNGDRVLVKVTKEGSRRRSPEGEVQLILERANASVLARVKQEADDYRAVPLDDRLLFELALVANGGDLAEAVDQLAHVEIVRYPLGQHPPQGRVAQILGSDAEAAADIDIVYCKHDLPRKFSDAVLAAAQDLPTRVLKADIKDRVDLRDLLTVSIDGPNVQVIDDALSLERTAAGQWRLGIHIADISHYVPAHSAIDQEACKRGTSVYLGDEVIPMLPPPLSGPLGSLLAGKDRLAISVLVTLDDTGAVLEYEVQPTVVAVDHQISYQEAQAVLERDNSDLIKSLGIKPKVLKALEPVYDLMDNLLYLSQAIKRQRLHRGSFELNLPEYDFPADAGEPLAHYRSPKFQYDDEGLLGVMVTATSLPSRQIVTESMLLANQLIAQQLKALGVPAIYRLHRAPDAGDVQELVKLAENMEIQLTLDDEAAPQPKDYQRFVEQFAASGAEKILTYLLLETIQPAFYSTHADLHFGLALTDGYTHFTSPSRRYADLLVHRILHAVFESGRDRRSTRSKDPANLRHSSCHGQVNWNVLPPDIQHELEDDIPRIAIHLTERERLAQEAESDLEGLKKAEFMRSHTGEVFHGLITGVQSYGFFVEIEELLVEGLVHVSSLKDDWYEYRARQQKLVGRKNRQQYRLGDKVDVQVKSVDYYRQQIDLVAVGGGSQAPEDEDNGYSEDDNGEPIEGRDEGRDGGRDESE; from the coding sequence ATGGAACTCTCGATCGCGGCCTTACTGGCAAGCTTTGCCAAAGATAAAACCCATACCCTCAAGGGCCTAGAGAAGAAGCTGCACTGCAACGACGATGACAGCCAGCGCGACTTACAGATTGCCGTCGATGCCCTGGAGCGCATTGGGGTACTGGTCAAGGAGCGGGGCAAATACCGTCGCGAGCTGGCCGAAGACGTGATCGAGGGCAAGCTGCGCTGCTCGAGCAAGGGCTTTTGCTTTGCCATTCAGGACGAAGAGGGGGCCGACGACATCTACGTGCGCGAAAGCCAGCTAAATACGGCCTGGAATGGCGATCGCGTGCTGGTTAAAGTCACTAAAGAAGGCAGTCGCCGCCGCAGCCCCGAGGGTGAAGTGCAGCTTATATTAGAGCGGGCCAACGCCTCGGTGCTGGCCCGAGTCAAGCAGGAGGCCGACGACTACCGCGCTGTGCCCCTTGACGATCGCCTGCTGTTTGAGCTGGCCCTGGTGGCCAACGGTGGCGATCTGGCTGAGGCCGTCGATCAGCTGGCCCACGTGGAAATTGTTCGCTATCCCCTAGGACAGCACCCACCCCAGGGCCGCGTGGCCCAGATTCTCGGCAGCGATGCCGAAGCCGCCGCCGACATCGACATTGTCTACTGCAAGCACGACCTGCCCCGCAAATTTTCTGATGCGGTACTGGCCGCCGCCCAGGATTTGCCCACCCGCGTGCTCAAAGCCGACATTAAGGATCGCGTTGACCTGCGCGATCTGCTCACCGTCTCGATCGATGGCCCCAACGTTCAGGTGATCGATGACGCCCTCAGTCTGGAGCGCACCGCCGCTGGCCAGTGGCGGCTGGGGATTCACATTGCCGATATTTCCCACTACGTGCCGGCCCACTCCGCCATTGACCAGGAGGCCTGCAAGCGCGGTACCTCGGTGTACCTGGGCGATGAGGTGATTCCGATGCTGCCGCCGCCGCTGTCTGGCCCGCTGGGGTCGCTGCTGGCGGGCAAAGACCGGCTGGCGATTTCGGTTTTAGTCACCCTGGACGACACTGGAGCCGTGCTGGAGTACGAGGTTCAGCCCACGGTAGTGGCCGTAGACCACCAAATTTCCTATCAAGAAGCCCAGGCGGTGCTGGAACGCGATAACTCAGATCTGATCAAGAGCCTGGGCATTAAGCCCAAGGTGCTCAAGGCCCTAGAGCCGGTCTACGATCTGATGGACAACCTGCTCTATCTGAGCCAGGCGATCAAGCGGCAGCGGCTCCATCGGGGTTCCTTTGAGCTAAATTTGCCCGAGTACGACTTCCCCGCCGATGCGGGTGAGCCCCTGGCCCACTACCGATCGCCCAAGTTTCAGTACGACGACGAGGGGCTGCTGGGGGTGATGGTCACCGCCACCAGCCTGCCCTCCCGGCAGATTGTCACCGAGTCGATGCTGCTGGCCAACCAGCTGATTGCCCAGCAGCTCAAGGCTCTGGGGGTGCCCGCCATCTACCGCCTGCACCGCGCCCCCGATGCGGGCGACGTGCAGGAGCTGGTTAAGCTGGCCGAAAACATGGAGATTCAGCTCACCCTAGATGACGAAGCGGCTCCCCAGCCGAAGGACTACCAGCGGTTTGTGGAGCAGTTTGCCGCCTCGGGGGCTGAGAAAATTCTTACCTACCTGCTGCTGGAGACGATTCAGCCCGCCTTCTACAGCACCCACGCCGACCTGCACTTTGGGCTGGCCCTCACCGACGGCTATACCCACTTCACCTCCCCCTCCCGCCGCTACGCCGATCTGCTGGTGCACCGCATTCTCCACGCGGTGTTTGAGTCGGGCCGCGATCGCCGCTCCACCCGCTCCAAAGACCCCGCCAACCTGCGCCACAGCTCCTGCCACGGCCAGGTCAACTGGAACGTGCTGCCCCCCGACATTCAGCACGAACTCGAGGACGACATTCCCCGCATCGCCATTCATCTGACCGAGCGCGAGCGCCTGGCCCAGGAGGCCGAGTCCGATCTGGAGGGGCTCAAAAAAGCGGAGTTTATGCGATCGCATACCGGCGAGGTCTTCCACGGTCTGATTACCGGGGTGCAGTCCTACGGCTTCTTCGTCGAAATTGAAGAACTGCTGGTGGAAGGGCTCGTCCACGTCAGCTCGCTCAAAGACGACTGGTACGAGTACCGCGCCCGCCAACAAAAGCTCGTCGGCCGCAAAAACCGCCAGCAGTACCGCCTCGGCGACAAGGTTGATGTACAGGTCAAGAGCGTTGACTACTACCGTCAGCAGATCGATCTGGTCGCCGTCGGCGGCGGCAGCCAGGCTCCCGAAGACGAAGACAACGGCTACAGCGAAGACGACAACGGCGAACCGATTGAGGGGCGCGATGAGGGGCGTGACGGCGGGCGGGATGAGAGCGAGTAG
- a CDS encoding flavin prenyltransferase UbiX, giving the protein MPSPETLAAARPLILGVTGASGLIYAVRTLKHVLNADGVVDLVASKASQMVWQAESGIHMPLDPEKQEQFWRDQAEVPTAGKLRCHPWGDVGATIASGSYRAAGMVVIPCSMSTVGRLAAGLSSDLLERAADVQLKEGRRLVVVPRETPFSLIHLRNLTTLAEAGARIVPAIPAWYHQPQSIDDLVDFVVARALDQLDIDCVPLNRWQGHLSNA; this is encoded by the coding sequence ATGCCCTCACCCGAAACCCTCGCTGCCGCCCGCCCTCTAATTTTGGGTGTCACCGGGGCCTCGGGGCTGATCTACGCCGTGCGTACGCTCAAACATGTGCTCAACGCCGACGGTGTCGTGGATCTGGTGGCCTCCAAGGCGTCGCAAATGGTGTGGCAGGCCGAATCTGGCATCCACATGCCCCTCGACCCTGAGAAGCAGGAGCAGTTTTGGCGTGACCAGGCGGAGGTGCCCACTGCGGGCAAGCTGCGCTGCCATCCGTGGGGGGATGTGGGAGCCACCATTGCCAGCGGCTCGTACCGGGCGGCGGGCATGGTGGTGATACCGTGCAGTATGAGCACCGTGGGGCGGCTGGCGGCGGGTCTGAGTTCTGACCTGCTGGAGCGGGCTGCCGATGTGCAGCTCAAGGAGGGCCGCAGGCTGGTGGTGGTGCCGCGCGAAACCCCCTTTAGCCTGATTCACCTGCGCAACCTGACCACCCTAGCCGAGGCTGGGGCGCGCATTGTACCCGCTATTCCCGCCTGGTACCACCAGCCCCAGTCCATCGACGACCTGGTGGATTTTGTGGTGGCCCGCGCCCTCGACCAGCTCGACATCGACTGTGTGCCCCTCAACCGCTGGCAGGGGCACCTATCTAACGCCTAA
- a CDS encoding shikimate kinase, translating to MTLSDRLNGINLYLIGMMGAGKSSTGAALAQMLGYQFFDTDAVVEAAAGQSIPDIFASQGESAFRQIETGVLAELSAYRRLVVATGGGIVTQQQNWSYLHHGIVVWLDVPAAVLQERLAADAGRPLLRGEDWPTKLTALLEQRQPLYAQADVRVPVGAGEAVGAIAARILDLVAERISVNTDSAVLN from the coding sequence ATGACCCTGAGCGATCGCCTCAACGGCATTAACCTCTACCTCATCGGCATGATGGGCGCTGGCAAAAGCAGCACGGGCGCGGCGCTGGCCCAGATGCTCGGCTACCAGTTCTTCGACACTGACGCTGTGGTAGAAGCGGCGGCGGGGCAGTCTATCCCTGATATCTTTGCCAGCCAGGGGGAGTCCGCCTTTCGCCAAATCGAAACCGGGGTACTGGCAGAGCTGTCGGCCTACCGGCGGCTGGTGGTGGCCACTGGCGGCGGTATTGTCACCCAGCAGCAAAACTGGAGCTATCTGCACCACGGCATTGTGGTGTGGCTGGATGTGCCAGCTGCGGTGCTGCAAGAGCGGTTGGCGGCGGATGCGGGCCGTCCGCTGCTGCGGGGGGAGGACTGGCCAACCAAGCTGACAGCCCTTTTAGAGCAGCGGCAGCCCCTCTACGCCCAGGCCGATGTGCGTGTGCCCGTGGGGGCGGGGGAGGCGGTGGGGGCGATCGCCGCTCGCATTCTCGACTTGGTGGCCGAAAGAATTAGCGTCAATACCGATTCTGCCGTGCTCAATTGA
- the argB gene encoding acetylglutamate kinase, with the protein MVQSPSSQTGSIHEAEAARVRILSEALPYIQQFRGRTVVVKYGGAAMKDGSLKAGVIRDIVFMSCVGIRPVVVHGGGPEINIWLGKLGIEPQFKDGLRVTDAPTMDVVEMVLVGRVNKELVSLINQEGGKAVGLCGKDGGLITARPQGAADVGFVGEVSGINSGIIKTLVEAGYIPIVSSVASDETGQAYNINADTVAGEIAAALGAEKLILLTDTKGILEDYHDPSTLLPKLDIQQARQLIESGVVSGGMIPKVNCCVRSLAQGVGAAHILDGRVPNALLLEIFSDLGIGSMIVASEFRG; encoded by the coding sequence ATGGTTCAGTCTCCTTCTTCGCAAACCGGCAGCATCCACGAGGCCGAGGCCGCCCGGGTTCGCATTCTCAGCGAGGCATTGCCCTACATTCAGCAGTTTCGGGGCCGTACGGTGGTGGTCAAGTACGGCGGCGCGGCAATGAAGGACGGCAGCCTGAAGGCGGGGGTAATCCGCGACATTGTATTTATGTCCTGCGTGGGCATTCGCCCGGTGGTGGTGCACGGCGGCGGCCCCGAAATCAATATTTGGCTGGGCAAGCTGGGCATTGAGCCCCAGTTCAAAGACGGCCTGCGGGTCACCGATGCCCCCACTATGGACGTGGTGGAAATGGTGCTGGTGGGCCGGGTCAATAAAGAACTGGTGTCGCTGATTAACCAGGAGGGGGGCAAGGCCGTGGGCCTCTGCGGCAAAGACGGTGGCCTAATCACCGCTCGGCCCCAGGGCGCGGCCGATGTGGGGTTTGTGGGCGAGGTGAGCGGCATCAACTCGGGCATTATCAAAACCCTGGTGGAGGCGGGCTATATTCCCATCGTGTCGAGCGTGGCCAGCGACGAAACCGGCCAGGCCTACAACATCAACGCCGACACCGTAGCGGGGGAAATTGCCGCCGCCCTGGGGGCCGAAAAGCTGATTTTGCTCACCGACACCAAGGGCATTTTAGAGGACTACCACGACCCCTCCACCCTGTTGCCCAAGCTCGATATTCAGCAGGCGCGGCAGTTGATCGAAAGCGGCGTGGTGTCGGGGGGCATGATTCCGAAGGTGAACTGCTGCGTGCGATCGCTCGCCCAGGGGGTCGGGGCCGCCCACATTCTCGATGGCCGCGTGCCCAACGCCCTGCTGCTCGAAATTTTCAGCGATCTGGGCATTGGCTCGATGATTGTGGCCTCTGAGTTTCGGGGGTAG
- a CDS encoding glutathione S-transferase family protein yields the protein MTQYTLYGPTISTYVRTVRMILAETNTPYDLKEVNIFSDRDPDYLAKHPFGKVPTLEIDGETLYETSAIVEYLDTVVGNRAFTPADPMGQARMRQIMAIVDNYLYGPAIGTITIQRLIVPSQGGQPDEDAVAAATPQAKTALEAIEAIAPGSPYLLGPTITLADFYLMPVMLYLSKTPEFAAVTSDIPRLNAWWATISHRPSFLEVIS from the coding sequence ATGACCCAATATACGCTCTACGGGCCGACCATCAGCACCTACGTCCGCACCGTCCGCATGATTTTGGCGGAAACCAACACGCCCTACGACCTCAAAGAGGTGAATATCTTTAGCGATCGCGACCCCGACTACCTGGCCAAGCACCCCTTTGGCAAGGTGCCCACCCTGGAGATAGACGGCGAAACGCTCTACGAAACCTCAGCCATTGTGGAATACCTCGATACCGTAGTGGGCAACCGGGCGTTTACCCCTGCCGACCCCATGGGCCAGGCTCGCATGCGCCAGATCATGGCGATCGTCGATAACTACCTCTACGGCCCAGCCATCGGCACAATCACCATTCAGCGGCTGATTGTACCCAGCCAGGGGGGCCAGCCCGATGAGGACGCCGTAGCCGCCGCCACCCCCCAGGCAAAAACCGCTCTGGAGGCCATTGAGGCGATCGCCCCCGGTAGCCCCTACCTGCTCGGCCCCACCATTACCCTGGCCGACTTCTATCTCATGCCGGTGATGCTGTATCTGTCAAAAACGCCAGAATTTGCCGCCGTCACCAGCGACATTCCCCGGCTCAACGCCTGGTGGGCCACCATCAGTCATCGCCCCAGCTTTCTAGAGGTGATTTCCTAG
- a CDS encoding endonuclease/exonuclease/phosphatase family protein, with amino-acid sequence MSRHRFQAKLRYLTQRLGWLYIGAIALWFGLRLVFFDRFWWLALLNTIAFYLFVPVGLLLPLGIWLRLRGMLLGLTLPIALFVGQFGPLFLPEWAASAPASQSFRVMSFNLLWSNENYAQTAQSIRAAAPDIVGFQEVRPPNIEALSAALPDYPYSVFHQSDHYHTVGLVSRWPIVTSEQFPDPTFKRGLQSVIDLDGTPLTVIVAHLAPNNMPLRPLGKFVGQTQERYARRAAEVGQLKQAVQNRDRPVVLLCDCNMTDTSETHAQLKSVLTDSFQQVGWGLGHTLRLGNIPWPVQRLDYVWHTADLQAVSARVGDRAGSDHHPVVATLQMKS; translated from the coding sequence ATGTCTCGCCACCGGTTTCAGGCTAAATTGCGATATTTAACCCAGCGTTTGGGTTGGCTGTACATCGGCGCGATCGCCCTCTGGTTTGGCCTGCGCCTCGTTTTCTTCGACCGATTTTGGTGGCTGGCGCTGCTGAATACAATCGCATTCTATCTATTTGTGCCGGTTGGGCTGCTGCTGCCCCTGGGTATCTGGCTGCGGCTGCGGGGGATGCTGCTGGGGCTGACTTTGCCCATCGCCCTGTTTGTGGGGCAATTTGGCCCGCTGTTTTTGCCGGAGTGGGCCGCATCAGCGCCCGCCTCTCAGAGCTTTAGGGTCATGAGCTTTAACCTGCTGTGGAGCAATGAGAATTACGCCCAGACTGCCCAATCCATTCGAGCGGCTGCCCCCGATATTGTCGGATTTCAAGAAGTGCGGCCGCCGAATATTGAGGCGTTGAGCGCGGCGTTGCCGGACTACCCCTACAGCGTTTTTCACCAGTCGGATCACTACCACACCGTTGGCCTGGTGAGCCGGTGGCCCATTGTCACCTCTGAGCAGTTCCCCGATCCAACCTTTAAGCGCGGCCTGCAAAGCGTTATTGACCTGGATGGCACGCCGCTGACCGTAATTGTGGCCCACCTGGCCCCCAACAACATGCCGCTGCGGCCCCTGGGCAAATTTGTCGGGCAGACCCAGGAGCGCTACGCCCGCCGAGCCGCCGAGGTAGGGCAGCTCAAGCAGGCGGTGCAGAACCGCGATCGCCCCGTGGTGCTGCTGTGCGACTGCAATATGACCGACACCTCCGAGACCCACGCCCAGCTGAAGTCGGTGCTGACCGACAGTTTTCAGCAGGTGGGGTGGGGGCTGGGCCATACCCTGCGGCTGGGGAACATCCCCTGGCCCGTGCAGCGGCTTGACTACGTGTGGCACACCGCCGACCTGCAAGCGGTGAGCGCTCGGGTAGGCGATCGCGCCGGGTCTGACCATCACCCGGTGGTGGCCACCCTCCAGATGAAGTCATAG